In Bos indicus x Bos taurus breed Angus x Brahman F1 hybrid chromosome 23, Bos_hybrid_MaternalHap_v2.0, whole genome shotgun sequence, a single genomic region encodes these proteins:
- the LOC113881498 gene encoding LOW QUALITY PROTEIN: putative olfactory receptor 2W6 (The sequence of the model RefSeq protein was modified relative to this genomic sequence to represent the inferred CDS: substituted 1 base at 1 genomic stop codon), whose translation MGMVERIDSHFHFGQYNTSTFEGFILVGSSDCPHLELILFVVVLTFYLLTLLGNMTIILLSVVDSRLHTPVYFFLANLSFLDVCFTTGSIPQMLYNLQGADKTISYLGCAIQLYFVLALGGVECVLLAVMAYDRYAAVCKPLHYTVIMHPRLCGQLASVAWLSGFGNSLIMAPXMLMLPRCGHRRVDHFLCEMPALIGMACVDTMTLEALAFALAIFIILAPLILILVSYGYIARAVLRIKSAAGRKKAFNTCSSHLIVVSLFYGTIIYMYLQPANTYSQDQGKFLTLFCTIVTPSVNPLIYTLRNKDVKEAMKKVLGKGEAEVE comes from the exons ATGGGGATGGTGGAGA gaattgactctcacTTCCATTTCGGACAATACAACACAAGTACTTTTGAAGGCTTCATCCTGGTGGGCTCCTCTGATTGTCCCCACCTAGAGCTGATCCTCTTTGTGGTTGTCCTCACTTTTTATCTGCTGACTCTTCTTGGCAACATGACCATCATCTTGCTTTCAGTTGTGGATTCCCGGCTGCACACACCGGTGTATTTCTTTCTGGCCAACCTCTCATTCCTAGATGTGTGCTTCaccacaggttccatccctcagATGCTCTACAACCTTCAGGGTGCAGATAAGACCATCAGCTATCTGGGCTGTGCCATCCAGCTCTACTTCGTCCTGGCTCTGGGAGGGGTGGAGTGTGTTCTCCTGGCTGTCATGGCGTATGACCGCTACGCTGCAGTCTGCAAACCCCTGCACTACACTGTTATCATGCACCCGCGTCTCTGTGGGCAGCTGGCTTCAGTGGCATGGTTGAGTGGCTTTGGCAATTCTCTCATAATGGCACCCTAGATGTTGATGCTACCTCGCTGTGGGCACCGGCGGGTGGACCACTTTCTCTGTGAGATGCCAGCACTAATTGGCATGGCCTGTGTAGATACCATGACCCTTGAGGCACTGGCATTTGCCTTGGCAATCTTTATCATCCTGGCACCACTCATCCTCATCCTCGTCTCTTATGGTTATATTGCACGAGCTGTGCTAAGGATCAAGTCAGCTGCCGGGCGAAAGAAAGCCTTCAACACCTGTAGCTCCCACCTCATTGTTGTCTCTCTCTTCTATGGTACTATTATATACATGTACCTCCAGCCAGCAAACACTTATTCCCAGGACCAGGGCAAGTTCCTTACTCTTTTCTGCACAATAGTCACTCCCAGTGTTAACCCCCTAATCTATACACTGAGAAACAAAGATGTTAAAGAGGCCATGAAGAAGGTACTAGGGAAGGGAGAGGCAGAAGTAGAGTAA
- the LOC113881639 gene encoding olfactory receptor 2B2-like — protein MNRINESVPPQEFILLGFSDRPRLELPLFVVFLISYILTILGNLAIIIVSRLDSKLHTPMYFFLTNLSLLDLCYTTSTVPQMLVNIRSIRKVISYGGCVAQLFIFLALGSTECLLLAVMSFDRFAAICRPLHYSVIMHQRLCLQLAAISWVSGFSNSVLQSTLTLQMPLCGHKEVDHFFCEVPALLRLSCVDTTANEAELFFISVLFLLIPVTLILISYAFIVQAVLKIQSVEGRRKAFGTCGSHLIVVSLFYGTAIYMYLQPPSPVSKDRGKMVSLFYGIITPMLNPLIYTLRNKDVKGAFKSLIAKIFLIKK, from the coding sequence ATGAATAGGATCAATGAGAGTGTCCCCCCCCAAGAGTTCATCCTCTTAGGTTTCTCAGATCGACCACGGCTGGAGCTTCCACTCTTTGTGGTGTTCCTGATTTCCTATATCTTGACCATCCTGGGCAATCTAGCAATAATTATTGTGTCCCGTCTGGATTCCAAGCTCCATACccccatgtatttttttcttaccaaTCTCTCACTCTTGGACCTTTGCTACACCACAAGTACAGTTCCACAAATGCTGGTAAACATACGCAGCATCAGGAAGGTGATTAGTTACGGCGGCTGTGTGGCacaacttttcattttcctggctTTGGGTTCCACTGAATGTCTCCTCCTGGCTGTCATGTCCTTTGATAGGTTTGCAGCTATTTGTCGGCCTCTCCACTACTCCGTCATCATGCACCAAAGGCTCTGCCTCCAGCTGGCAGCTATATCCTGGGTTAGTGGCTTTAGCAACTCAGTATTGCAGTCCACCTTGACCCTGCAGATGCCACTCTGTGGCCACAAAGAAGTGGATCACTTCTTCTGTGAAGTTCCTGCTCTGCTCAGGTTGTCATGTGTAGACACAACAGCAAATGAAGCTGAACTATTCTTTATCAGTGTGCTATTCCTTCTAATACCTGTGACACTCATTCTGATATCATATGCTTTTATTGTCCAAGCAGTGTTGAAAATACAATCAGTGGAAGGTCGGCGAAAGGCATTTGGAACATGTGGCTCCCATTTGATAGTGGTGTCACTTTTTTATGGCACTGCTATCTATATGTACCTGCAACCACCATCCCCTGTCTCCAAGGATCGGGGAAAGATGGTATCCCTTTTCTATGGAATCATCACACCCATGTTGAACCCCCTTATATACACACTTAGGAACAAAGATGTAAAGGGCGCATTTAAGAGTCTGATTGCAAAGATTTTCTTAATCAAGAAATAG